A stretch of DNA from Thermanaerosceptrum fracticalcis:
ATTATTATTTTGCTTCCTCTAATTGCTGGCATCGTTTATATATCCCGGAAGTGGTTTACCAAGGAGCAGGTTGCAGACTGGATGTATGAGACTTGGAGCTTGGCCCAAAAGCTTTTCCCCGTGCTTTTGGCAGGGGTGTTTGGTGCCCTCTTCTATTTCTCAACTTAGACGGAGGTTCTCATTGTCAAAGCTCTGCTGTAAGTTTACCCAACATGCTGGTCATTAGTAGTGTTATTGGGACCAAAAAGACCCTTGTGTATGTAGCGCTGGTTATTGTGATGGCTGCAGTTGGGGGGAAACTCTTTGGTGCTATGGTATAATTCAGGAAGTGGGGGTGATATGATGGAAATAATAGTTTACGGACCTGGATGCCGGTAACTGTGCGAAGCTGACCGTATTTTATATCTTGACAATATCTTGATATTCTCCAGAAAAAATATAAACATTGCTCTGTTATGATAAGACCATCAACACAAAACTTATCTAAGGAGGTAATGTTT
This window harbors:
- a CDS encoding permease; this translates as MGEALAGRLKYYFGSWAPKYIAYGVASVSGVILAVCSCAILPLFAKIIILLPLIAGIVYISRKWFTKEQVADWMYETWSLAQKLFPVLLAGVFGALFYFST